The DNA region TTTTGTAATCGTGATAGGCCTGGCGGCTGCCCACAAACCCGTCGTAGGCGTTTTCGGTTACATAATATTTCCGGTTGTCCTTGCGGTATTTGTCCAATACCTGTTCAGTAAAGAAGATGCCGTGGATGCCGTCCGGGGCATATCTGTATTTCCGCTTAAGCATGTAGTTTGCGACCTCTGTTTTTATCAGGCGCCAGACCCCGGCCACCCTGGTGGCCGGCAGTTTGCCGTCCTTGATTAGGCGGTAGATGGTCCGGCGATTCACGCCTAATATCGTTGACGCCTGGCTTAAGCTCAATACGCCGGATTCCAGATTCACCCAGCCCCTGCACGCAGGGGCTGGGTTCATTCCCAGGACGTGCGAAGGCACCTCCCGTCCGTGGGTCAGGAATTGCCGGACATCGTCCCTGACGAATTTCCACCGGCCGCCGGCCTTTACGGCATTCAGTTTCCCTGAATCAATTAATCTGTATATGGTGAACCGGCTTAAACCCAGATATTCGCAGACCTCGTTTAAGGTCATCAGGTCGGGCTTGATAATGTATTCGGCAGGGGACTTGTATGCAGTTAGTTTATCAAGGTCGCGCATCTCGAAACGCCACTGGCCGGCAAAGCGCTTGGCCGGTAGTTTGCCGCTCTTGATTAGGCGGTAAGCCGTACTGATGGATATACCGAGATATTTACAGACGTCTTTTACAGTCAGCATAAGATTAAGTTCGGGTTCGTTAATATGCCATCAACCCGGCCCGGGCGGAGATAACTCCTTATTTATAGTGTGGCAGTGCAGCCCAGCCTGCGTATTTGCGGGCTGGGCTGAATACTGCCAACTATAGTCGGCTGTAACTCATCCCGCTTCAGCGGGATTCTAACAGCCGTACTATAATCTGCCTGATTCGTTCGGCTGAAATAGTAATCTGCCACTGCTCGCGCACCCAGTTGGCCGTCTTCTGATAACTCCAGGTAGGCAGGTATTTTCTGCTCCGGGCCGCGGCCAGGTATTGGCCGACTTCCAATATCTTCTTGACCTGTTCGGGCGTTAATTTAACCGGTCTGGGCGGCTCGGACAAACCGGCCAGTTCTTTGGCCCGGTATGCCTTAAGCCAGGCATAGACCGAACGGGTGGAGCGGTTCAGTTCCTGGGCGATTTGGTCAACCTTGCGGAAGTGATGGGAGAGCCAGACGGCCTGGGCGCGTAATTTTACCCGGTGGTTTCCCTTGAGCGTCATCCGATTCATAAAGAAGGTCAGCCGGGCGCACTCGGCCTGTTCAAGATGTATAAAAAGCGGTCGTCTTGGCATCTTAATATCAAATCAGTTCTTCCTGATTCCGCAAATCAATATTTCCTGATTCGCAAGTCCATCTTTCCACTTATCCCCTAAAACCGGCATTTTTCAGCAGAAATC from Planctomycetota bacterium includes:
- a CDS encoding helix-turn-helix domain-containing protein; amino-acid sequence: MPRRPLFIHLEQAECARLTFFMNRMTLKGNHRVKLRAQAVWLSHHFRKVDQIAQELNRSTRSVYAWLKAYRAKELAGLSEPPRPVKLTPEQVKKILEVGQYLAAARSRKYLPTWSYQKTANWVREQWQITISAERIRQIIVRLLESR
- a CDS encoding helix-turn-helix domain-containing protein, whose translation is MLTVKDVCKYLGISISTAYRLIKSGKLPAKRFAGQWRFEMRDLDKLTAYKSPAEYIIKPDLMTLNEVCEYLGLSRFTIYRLIDSGKLNAVKAGGRWKFVRDDVRQFLTHGREVPSHVLGMNPAPACRGWVNLESGVLSLSQASTILGVNRRTIYRLIKDGKLPATRVAGVWRLIKTEVANYMLKRKYRYAPDGIHGIFFTEQVLDKYRKDNRKYYVTENAYDGFVGSRQAYHDYKTLRSLQAIPKGDILFAEAHYRRVPVKGGFILTISYEQYACLPKEEYAHWSGYHIPDKQLKQLQL